The Planctomycetia bacterium region GGCGTCCTGCCCGTGCGGCATGTTGCCGCCGGTGCGCCCCATGGGTTCCGGCAGAATCACGTGTGCCGGCAAGTCCGTCTTCCGCCCGCGCAGGTACGTCAACGCGCAGCCGGCATGCGGCGTGTTGACGCCGCCATTGAACAGCCGGCCGGTTTGCAGCATCTGGTGGCCAGTGTCATGCACGGCCGCCGCGGTGTGATAACAGGTGCGGACCAGCGAGAACTTGTCGGCGACCTTGGCGTGCAGCGGAAAGATTTCCGAGATGTCGAACTCGGACGACGCCGTTTTGATCGGCTTGAACGGCCCGCGGATCTCCGCCGACGCTTCCGGCTTCATGTCCCAGGTATCAAGCTGGCTCGGCGCACCGAGGTTGAAGATCATGATCACCGACCGCTCGTCGTGATCTTGCTGCACCGCGCCGCGGGCTTTCAGGTCCATCAACATCGGCAGCGACATGCCGATGGCGCTCAGCGCCCCGGCCTGCAGAAAATCGCGCCGCGTGACGCCATCGCAGGTCTGAGCGCGTCCGCGCCCGGTGAGTTGCAGCATTGGCCGGTTCCTCCGCCTTCAGCAAAGAGCATCACCCAGGGCGTCTCGAAAGCCGCCCGCACCACACTCCCCGATGCTATCGCCCCGGGGAGCTAAGATCAAGCATTTCAGCCGGTTACGCGAGCGGTCCGGGGGCGGTTTTGCGGTGCGGGGTACGTCTTGTCCACGACGATTTCTCCAAGCCCAGGGAAGGCCCCCGTAGACATTGCCATTGGTAAAGTCTCCGAGGGCCTTCCCGGGGCTTAGCGTCGAACAGCGGTGCGGATCAAAAAAACCGTGGCGCAGCAGCTTCCGGCGCGGGCCGGGGGGGTCTAGAATGCCGGCTTCGCTCGCCGATCGGCGGTTGATCCGGCGGCGTTTCCCTGTCGAACTCTCGACGTCCAAGGAGTACACATCGTGGCATCGGCTGGCGCACCATCGGTCCCGGAAGCGAACGTCCCATTGAAAATGGGGACCCGCCTGCAGTTGTCGACGATGATGTTCCTCCAGTATCTAACCTGGGGAACCTGGTTCGTCAGCCTGAGCGCCTACCTCTCCGCGAACACAGGAGAAGCCGGGAAGCAGATTTTCCCGGAGGGCTTCGTCGGCCGGGCCTACGGTACGGCCGCCATCGCGGCGATGATCGCGCCGTTCTTCGTCGGCATGATCGCCGACCGCTTCTTCGCCACGCAACACGTACTCGCCGTGCTGCACATCGTGGGCGCCGGCATTCTCTACTATCTTTCGACGGTTGAAACGCCCGGGCTATTCTATGGCGTGATGCTGGCGTATTTCCTTTGCTTCATGCCGACGTTGGCGCTTACCAATTCAATCTCCTTCCATCATTTGCCGAACCCGGGGCGCCAGTTCCCCGGCATTCGCGTGTTGGGAACCATTTCCTGGATTTGCGCCGGGCAGTTGACCGGCGCGATGGGTTGGGGCACGTCCAATACCGCGATGCAGGTCGCGTCGGGTTTCTCGCTGCTACTTGGCATCTATTGCTTCTTCCTGCCGCATACGCCGCCGAAGAATGTCGGCCACGCGGTAACAGCTCGCGACGTGCTCGGACTTGACGCCTTGGCATTGATGAAGCGCGTACCTTTCGCGATTTTCGTGCTCGGCTCGTTCTTGGTCGCCATTCCCTTGCAGTTCTACTACAACTACACGAACGGCTTCTTGACCAATATCGGCGTCGAGAACGCCACCGGCAAAATGACCTATGGTCAGATGTCGGAAATCTTCTTCATGCTGTTGATGCCCGTCTTTTTCGCGCGGCTGGGTGTTAAGTGGATGCTGCTCGTCGGCATGCTTTGTTGGGCGCTGCGTTACGTGCTGTTCGCGTTCGGAAACTCGACGGACGGGATGTGGATGCTTTACATCGGCATCCTGCTGCACGGCATCTGTTACGACTTCTTCTTCGTCACCGGCCAGATTTACGTCGACAACGAAGCCGACGAACGTATCCGCGGCGCCGCGCAAGGCTTCATCGCCTTCATCACGCTCGGCATCGGCGGCTTCATCGGCGCGGAACTCTCGTCCTATGTCGACCGCATGACGGTGACCACGGGCGCGATCACCCACGACTGGAAAACCTTCTGGCTCATCCCAGCCGCGTTGGCCGCCGGCGTGATGGTGCTGTTTGCGGTGGCGTTCCACGATTCGAAATCGAAGGCTGGGACGTAAGCCATCGCACGAATCCGATTGTCGTGAATTGAGCCCCACAGAGGGCGTTAGATAATAGCCAGGGGTGCGAACCCCTGGAAAAATCGCAATCAAATGATTTGAACCCTATCGGGGCGACACGATTTCCGCGCCGGCGGTGTGTCGCCCCGGTGGGGCTCATTCATGTTTTGTCGGTCCTTCGACCAGGGGGTGGCACCCCTGGCTATTGTCTGTCGCCCCGATCGGGGCTTGAACTGGCGCGAGACTATCTCCCCAACGGCAACCAGCGCGGATGATCCGCCCCATGATCATCGATGCCGCGCGTGATCAGGCGCGCGTTGCTGCCGTCGCGGTTCATGACCCAAATCGCCGGTGCTTCACCCACGGCGGCACGGCAGAAGACGATCTCCTTCCCGTCCGGCGATTCGCCCGCTCGGAAATCCCATACTGAAGGCTCGCTGGGCGTGAGGCTTTCGACCTTGCCGGATACGGGGTCGAGAAGGCAAATCTCCGTGCCGCCCTGTGCCGACTCCGGCTTATAGTCGCGGTTGAAATGATCGGTATCAGGGCGATCCGGCTGGTATTCCCAAGCCACTCTCGCGCCAGGTGTGCGGCGCGGGAAGAGGATTTTGCCGTCGTGCGTCCAGGACGGGACGTTCGAGCCGCCGCCGCGGGTTTCCGGGCTTCCGTAGGTGGCGGCGAACCACATCGCCTGGTCGGAAGTCAGCACGCGATGTTCCGAGCCATCGGCGCGGCCGATGCAGACGTCGGCCCAATCGTGGCCCGGGTCCTGTTGGTAGTGGCAATCGACATAGAGAATCCATTGCCCGTCCGGCGACCAACAGGTGCCGAAGTAAAGATGCGCCGGCGACGCTGCCACCTTGATACGGTCACCGCCTTCGACGTCGCTGTTCCAAACTTGATAGCCTTCCGGACTCGCCAGGTGATAGGCGACGCGCTGGCCGTCCGGGCTGAGGCTGAGTCCATACGGGAGCCCTTCGCCCGCCTTGGTGAACTCGCGCGGATCGCTGCCGTCGAGCCGCACACTGTAAGTCTGACCGACCGTTCCGCGCACGACTTGGACGAGCATTCGCTCCTCGTCTTTCAGCAGCAATTGCGGGGTGACAAAGGTGGCCAGCCGATGCTCCGCGCCGATTTCCTGGAGATCGCCGCTGATCAAGTCATATGTCCAGAGATGCGTTGGCGTCTGCGTGTAATAAACCTCAAACGGCTTGCCCGGCCCGTCGCGGCGTTGTTCCATGCTGAGGACTACGATGCGCCGCCCATCCTTGAACATCCCGCCGGGCTGCCAGGTCACTTGGTCGGGCGCTTGAAAATCGAGATAGCGGACTTGGTCCGCTTCAACGTGGCCGGTTTTGCCTTGCGACGTGAAGAGAAACCGGGACGTAGTCGCAGGCGTTTCCGCCGCGAAGCATCGCGACACGGCGGCTGGCGCAAAAGCAATGGCGGCGACGAAAGCGAACATCAAGACGCGTGGCATGGCGATCGCCCCACGGAGAACTTTGTGGAATTCCAGGATTTGCACAGCGTAACGTCGCCAGCATAGAATCGCGACCACATTTCCGCGCTCGCCCGCCCCGAATCTGCCGGAGTTCCCGCTATGCGTTCATCGCGACTTGCCTTTTTGGCGTTACTTGTTGCCTTCGCAGCGCCGCTCGGAGCCGTTGCCGGCCCGCTCGATGACCTGTACCAGCTTGGCCCCGATTCCGCGCCGCATGAAGGCGTGCCGCAAGGCAAGGTGGTCGGGCCTTTGACGTTGGCCAGCGCGATCGCCTATCCGGACACCACGCGCAATTACTGGGTCTACGTCCCCGCGCAGTACGATCCGACCAAACCGGCGTCGCTGATGGTGTTTCAGGACGGGCACGCGTTCGTCAATCTGGAAGGCGATTACCGCATCCCGTTTGTGTTCGACAATTTGATCTATCGCCGCGAGATGCCGGTCACGATCGCGGTGTTCATCAATCCGGGCCGCACGGCGGACCAGAAGGAAGCCTCCGGCGAGGAATGGGGCGACCGGACCAACAACCGCCGCGTCGAATACAACGCGCTCGACGACAAGTACGCGACGTTGATCGTCGACGAGTTGCTGCCCACGCTGGCGAAGGATTATAACCTCTCGACGGATCCGAACGATCGCGCCATCTCCGGTGCGAGTTCCGGGGCGATCTGTGCCTTTACGGTCGCCTGGCAGCGGCCGGATCAGTTCCGTAAGGTGATCAGCACCATCGGCAGTTTCACTAACATCATGAGCGGGCACGTTTATCCCGACCTGATCCGCGAAAGTGACCCCAAGCCGATTCGCGTCTTTTTGCAGGACGGCCTGAACGACAACCGCGGCCAGCGGCGGGGCAATTACGACCCCAACTGGGACTGGTTCGCCCAGAACGTGAAGATGGTCGAAGCCCTGAAGGAGAAGGGATACGACTTCAACCACGTGTTCGGTATCGGCACCCATTCTAACAAGCAGGGCGGGGCGATCATGCCGGACATGCTGCGCTGGCTGTGGCGCGACACTCCCCGTTCGGTCGACCCTGATGACGAAACAGGACGACAGCCGTTGCCCGGAAGCAACGTCAGCGAGCCGAAGCCGCCAACGGAAGTCGGTTCAGGGCGATAATCACCCGGGTTGGGGGATTTGGACGCCCGCAAAACCGGATTACTGGGAACGCTGGGACATCCAGTCGAGTTTCGGCCCAGTTTCTGCAAACTAGCGACGTCGTGGAAGGATGGGTCGAATAGTCAAAAGAAATGCTGGGTAATTTGCAGGAAATACATGAACATTTGCACCTCGGAACCAACTGCAAATGTAATTTTTTCGGAAAAGTAACCCCCAGATTGTGGAGTTTCTGGCCGCTGACGGTTAGTCTATGCGAATCGGCAACCAGAGTGACAGCTATGAGTAGACACCCCTGAGGACCAACACGATGTCTGTGATGACGCCGGGCAGCTCCGTCATCGAACGCTTCGTCAATGAGACCCCCGTCCAGGTGACGCGGGCCGCCAAGAAGACCAGCGCGACTCCCTACTTCGAGTGGAAGGGGGGCTTCGACCGTACGGTCGCGGCGATCATGTTGATCCCCGCGATGCCCCTCATGCTGGTTTTGTTTGCACTCGTGCGACTCACCTCGCGAGGTCCTGCGCTGTTCAAGCAGGAACGAGTCGGACTGAACGGCAAGCCGTTTACGATGTACAAGATTCGCAGCATGTACCTGAATGCTGAGTCGCTCAGCGGCCCGGTTTGGGCGAGCGCACGCGATCCTCGGGCGACGCCGTTGGGACGGGTGCTGCGTAAGCTGCATCTCGATGAGTTGCCGCAGTTGTTGAATGTGCTGTTCGGCGAGATGTCGCTCGTCGGCCCACGACCCGAGCGACCGGAATTCACGAACTGCTTGGAGAAGGACGTCCCGCACTACTCCGAGCGGTTTTTGGTTCGTCCCGGCGTGACGGGTTTGGCGCAAGTCAATCTTCCGCCGGACACGGATCTGGAAGGCGTGCGTCGCAAGTTAGCGCTTGATCTGGAGTACATCCGCACCGGCGGGCTATGGTTGGACGCGCGCATCTTGGTCTGCACGTGCTTCCGATTGACAGGGCTGTCGTCCGCGCACCTGGTACGGCTGATGGGTTTGCGGCGCTTGCCTAAGACGGTTGTCGCGCGTGAGCACGTCAACGGTCACGCGAGCCTGCCGGTGAAGCCCCGCTAAGCTTTCGCCCAACTTGAATTCGATCACCACCTAGACTGGCTGCGCTATGCGCAGCCAGTCTTTTCATTTCCCCGCACGCTCTTTGGATCGCGCCGTGTACGATCTGCTGAGTTGGTTCGTGCAGCCATATCCGTTGCTGCTCATGGCGCTCGGCGTGGCGATTCTGCGTCTACGGAGGCCGTGTCAGGAACATCGAAACCGTTGGCGCATCGCCCTCGGCGCTTACGTCGCACTTTGCATCAGCAGCACGCCCGCGGTATCGCACGTCGCGATGCGCTTCGTGGAGAGCGGTTATCCTCAGCGAGTCGTGACGCCAACGAATGGCGACGTCATCATTGTCTTGACCGGCAACTTCCTGCGGGCCGATGCGCGCCGTCCCTACGACGAACCGGGCGATAGTTCACTCTTTCGCTGCTATCACGTTGCGCGCATCTACCGCCTGAGGCGTTGCCCGATCATCGTTACCGGCGGTACGCCCGATCCGTCGGTCCCTGGTCCCAGCAATGCCGCTATTATGCGCGATTGCCTGCTGGAGGTGGGCATTCGCGCCGAGGATGTCCAAATCGAGGAACGCTCGAGAAATACCGCGGAAAGCGGTCGCGAGTGCACCTTGATGCTGAAGGAACTGGCCGCGAAACGGGTGATTCTCGTCACCGAGGCGTTCCACATGCGACGCACGATGTTGTCGTTTGCCAACATTGGAGTTCCGCTGGAACCGGCGTCCTGCGCGATGCGTTCTGGGGAATTCCGCTGGACCGTGCGCAATTTCCTCCCCTCGGCGAGCGCTTTGAGCTCCCTGCAATTGAGTTCGCACGAAATCGTCGGGCTGATTTGGTATCGGTTGCGAGGAAGCGGCCAGCGGTAACGGACGATCCGCCGATCCAATCTGTTTCTTCGGTACGGAATTGCGGGTTCGCCACGGCACAACTAGACTATTTGAGGGGCGGCAAATCTCACGGATTGACGCCGGAAGGATTCACCTCGGCCGTAAGCGTTCGCCGCTTCAAGGTCCGCTCGTTCGAGACGGAGCCTTGCTTGGCCGTGCTTTCCGGAATTACGCCCCCTTGTTGCAATACGGCGACACGGTGCGCCTCGTCTGAGTCGTGAGCTTTTTGGAGTGCGAATCGTTGGAAATCGCTTCGATGTTACCGCTTGTCATTGTGGTCGGCACGGGCCGCTCGGGAACTTCAACGCTTTGGCGCATCTTTCTCAATACATTCAACTACGCGATGGCTTACGAACCCCGGTTCGTCATTCCCTATTCGCGTGAGCAACACGGCGATTTGAAACAGTTGGCGAATCAGCGCCGCTTGCTGGAGCGCATCGCGCCCGAGTTGAATCACGAGATTGATTGGGATTTCGACGCGGCCTTGCGCGAGGTGGTGTCGCCCGACTACGGCAGCGTGGTGCTCGCCGGGCTGCGGTTCATCGCCGGCGTGCAATCGAAGAGCGGGATCGGCTGGAAGGATCCGTCGGATTCCTACCACATGCGCGATTTGGCCAAGCTTTTTCCCTCGGCCAAGTTCGTCCACATCATGCGGAACGCGCATGACGTCGCTGCGTCGCTCGTTTCGCGCACTTGGGGACCCACGAATCTGTACACCGGCGGCCTTTATTGGTCGCGCACCATCGAAGAGATCTGGCGGGCCAAAGAATCGCTGCCGGGGCGCTTTCACGAAGTTCGCTTCGAGGACTTGTTCGAGCGGCCGGAGCCGACCGCCGAGGCGTTGGCCACGTTCATTGATTCGCCGATGGCTCCGAAGTTGGTGAACTATATTCAGCGTCGGCGCGAAGCGGATCGCATCCTGGCGTGGAAGCGCAACATGTCGCGCGACGGCCGCCGGTTGGTCGAGGCGGCCGCACAACAGACGCTCATCACTGCCGGCTACGATACGGAATTCCACGGCCAAGCGAAGATCTCATCCGCAGAGGCCGGTTGGCTGGTCGCCACTGATTTTTGCCGTCGCGGCGCCCGTCGGGCGCGTAGGCAACTAGCCCAGAAGTAAGCGTGACGATCCGCCGCTTGCGTGACGTCGCGTTCCCCAGGGAAATACGGATTCGCAGCGTGTTCTGGCGACCGCGGAAATGGCTGAGCAGAATAGTCCCACAGCGGAGGCTCCCGCTTTCGTAGATACCGGCGCTCTCTGGTCCGGGTTGTAGCCGCTGGGTAAGGTAGCAGGTTGTGCCTGACGGCATCCGCGCGCCCACCCGCTTCGCCTGAATCAAGTTGTGCAGCATGAGTAAACCTCCACGCCTTCGCCGTTCCCGTTCCGTGCGCGCGAGCAAGTTCCGTTTCGAGCACCTCGAAGATCGCCGGCTGTTGGCCGAGACGCCCGTCCTGGTGGCGGATCTCAATTCGACTTTTCAACCCTCAAATCCGCGCGACTTCACGCGCGTGGGGGATACCACGTACTACGTGGTCTCGTCCGGAACGGAGGACGGCGGTTCCAATACCCTCAATACGGAGCTCTGGAAAGAAGTCGACGGCATCCGCTCGATGGTCCGCGATATCGCGGAAGGAGATGCAAGTTCGGATCCGCAGTTGCTTACGCCCGTTGGCGACCTGCTTTATTTCTCCGCAGATGACGGACGGGGACGAAATCTGTGGCGGACCGATGGAACGTTCGACGGGACGGTTTTTGTGCCTGCATTTGGTAGTTTCACCAGCAACATTCAGGCGATCACGTCGTTTCGCGACAGGGCGTATTTCATTGCGAACGAATTCTTGTGTCTCGTTGGCGAGTTTGGCGTGTCCATCCTGTTGGAAAACTCCGCTTTCGGCCAATACGGCCTGGGAACGGAACTCGTTGGGTTGGGGGATCAGGCGCTGTTGTTCAGTGCGACAGCGCGGCCAAACCTAGGCGTTGAACCCTTCACAATCGACGTTACGGGGGAGGGAACGAAGCTCTTGAAAGACATTCGGTCGCTGGGGGGCAGTTCGTTTCCGCTTGGCTTCTATGAATGGCAAGGCCACCTTTACTTCAGCGCTCGCTCGGTTGCCGGCTCCGATG contains the following coding sequences:
- a CDS encoding nucleoside permease; amino-acid sequence: MASAGAPSVPEANVPLKMGTRLQLSTMMFLQYLTWGTWFVSLSAYLSANTGEAGKQIFPEGFVGRAYGTAAIAAMIAPFFVGMIADRFFATQHVLAVLHIVGAGILYYLSTVETPGLFYGVMLAYFLCFMPTLALTNSISFHHLPNPGRQFPGIRVLGTISWICAGQLTGAMGWGTSNTAMQVASGFSLLLGIYCFFLPHTPPKNVGHAVTARDVLGLDALALMKRVPFAIFVLGSFLVAIPLQFYYNYTNGFLTNIGVENATGKMTYGQMSEIFFMLLMPVFFARLGVKWMLLVGMLCWALRYVLFAFGNSTDGMWMLYIGILLHGICYDFFFVTGQIYVDNEADERIRGAAQGFIAFITLGIGGFIGAELSSYVDRMTVTTGAITHDWKTFWLIPAALAAGVMVLFAVAFHDSKSKAGT
- a CDS encoding YdcF family protein; amino-acid sequence: MYDLLSWFVQPYPLLLMALGVAILRLRRPCQEHRNRWRIALGAYVALCISSTPAVSHVAMRFVESGYPQRVVTPTNGDVIIVLTGNFLRADARRPYDEPGDSSLFRCYHVARIYRLRRCPIIVTGGTPDPSVPGPSNAAIMRDCLLEVGIRAEDVQIEERSRNTAESGRECTLMLKELAAKRVILVTEAFHMRRTMLSFANIGVPLEPASCAMRSGEFRWTVRNFLPSASALSSLQLSSHEIVGLIWYRLRGSGQR
- a CDS encoding serine/threonine protein kinase, which translates into the protein MPRVLMFAFVAAIAFAPAAVSRCFAAETPATTSRFLFTSQGKTGHVEADQVRYLDFQAPDQVTWQPGGMFKDGRRIVVLSMEQRRDGPGKPFEVYYTQTPTHLWTYDLISGDLQEIGAEHRLATFVTPQLLLKDEERMLVQVVRGTVGQTYSVRLDGSDPREFTKAGEGLPYGLSLSPDGQRVAYHLASPEGYQVWNSDVEGGDRIKVAASPAHLYFGTCWSPDGQWILYVDCHYQQDPGHDWADVCIGRADGSEHRVLTSDQAMWFAATYGSPETRGGGSNVPSWTHDGKILFPRRTPGARVAWEYQPDRPDTDHFNRDYKPESAQGGTEICLLDPVSGKVESLTPSEPSVWDFRAGESPDGKEIVFCRAAVGEAPAIWVMNRDGSNARLITRGIDDHGADHPRWLPLGR
- a CDS encoding alpha/beta hydrolase-fold protein, with amino-acid sequence MRSSRLAFLALLVAFAAPLGAVAGPLDDLYQLGPDSAPHEGVPQGKVVGPLTLASAIAYPDTTRNYWVYVPAQYDPTKPASLMVFQDGHAFVNLEGDYRIPFVFDNLIYRREMPVTIAVFINPGRTADQKEASGEEWGDRTNNRRVEYNALDDKYATLIVDELLPTLAKDYNLSTDPNDRAISGASSGAICAFTVAWQRPDQFRKVISTIGSFTNIMSGHVYPDLIRESDPKPIRVFLQDGLNDNRGQRRGNYDPNWDWFAQNVKMVEALKEKGYDFNHVFGIGTHSNKQGGAIMPDMLRWLWRDTPRSVDPDDETGRQPLPGSNVSEPKPPTEVGSGR
- a CDS encoding sulfotransferase codes for the protein MLPLVIVVGTGRSGTSTLWRIFLNTFNYAMAYEPRFVIPYSREQHGDLKQLANQRRLLERIAPELNHEIDWDFDAALREVVSPDYGSVVLAGLRFIAGVQSKSGIGWKDPSDSYHMRDLAKLFPSAKFVHIMRNAHDVAASLVSRTWGPTNLYTGGLYWSRTIEEIWRAKESLPGRFHEVRFEDLFERPEPTAEALATFIDSPMAPKLVNYIQRRREADRILAWKRNMSRDGRRLVEAAAQQTLITAGYDTEFHGQAKISSAEAGWLVATDFCRRGARRARRQLAQK
- a CDS encoding sugar transferase; the encoded protein is MSVMTPGSSVIERFVNETPVQVTRAAKKTSATPYFEWKGGFDRTVAAIMLIPAMPLMLVLFALVRLTSRGPALFKQERVGLNGKPFTMYKIRSMYLNAESLSGPVWASARDPRATPLGRVLRKLHLDELPQLLNVLFGEMSLVGPRPERPEFTNCLEKDVPHYSERFLVRPGVTGLAQVNLPPDTDLEGVRRKLALDLEYIRTGGLWLDARILVCTCFRLTGLSSAHLVRLMGLRRLPKTVVAREHVNGHASLPVKPR